TTTCGGCGTATCGTCGCGCGTGGTGCTCAGCGTGATCTTTCTCGCGAGCCGCTCGATGGGGGCCGGGGTGATTCTCCTCGCGACCTCGTACGTGAGCGCCGCGGTGCTCGGGATCGACCTGGGGCTGACCATACTCCTCATAGGCGCGGTGACCGTGCTCTACACCACCGCCGGGGGAATCCTGGCCGACATCTATACCGACTTCGTGCAACTCGTCATCCTGTGGATCGCGTCGTTCGCGTGTATCGGCATCATCGCGGCGCAGCTGGGCGGGGACCTGTCGCTTCCCGCCGAATCGGCGTTTCGCGCAACGGCCTTCCGGTTCGGCTCGACGGGATTGGGGGACGGGGACCCTTTTTCCTTCTGGCCCATGGTCATCGGGGGATTTTTCCTGTACGTATCCTACTACGGCTGCGACCAGAGTCAGGCGCAAAGGCTTCTCGCCACCGCGAGCACGAGGGAGGCGCAGAAGGCGCTGCTCATGAACGGGGTGGTGCGCTTTCTCCTGACGGCGACTTACTGCGCCGTGGGCGTGCTCATGATCCCGTTCCTGGAGCGTACCCCGGAATTCGCCGCGAGCCTTGCCGGGGCGCCGCCCGATTTTCTCATGCCGCGTTTTTACATGGAATACGTGCCGGCCGGGCTCAAGGGCGTGCTCGTCGCCGGGATACTCGCGGCGAGCATGTCGAGCCTCGATTCCGCCATGAATTCCCTCTCCGCGTCCGCGTGGGAGGACGTACTTGTCAAAATATTTCCGCGCCTCGCCGCCGCGGGGAGAAAGACCGGGGTCGTGGGGGCGCGCGCGCTGTCGGTCGGGTGGGGCGTGTTCGCGACGTGGTTTGCTCTCAACCTCGTGGGCGGTCCCGAGACCGTGATCGAGCTCGTGAACAGGATCGGCTCCGCGTTCTACGGGCCAGTGGCCGGATTTTTCGCGCTCGGCATCCTCTTTCCCCGGGTTAGGGGAGCTCACGCGCTCACCGGTCTCGTGTCGGGGGTCGCGCTCAATATCTTCCTGTGGCGGTTCTTCGGGGACGCGGTGTCCTGGATGTGGTGGAACGCGGCCGGATTTTTCACGGCGCTCCTGACGGGTTTTCTCCTTT
The nucleotide sequence above comes from Spirochaetota bacterium. Encoded proteins:
- a CDS encoding sodium transporter, whose product is MNALDWIIVAAYIAGVVGMSFMLARRQESREDYYLGGRTVPWWLVGSSLLANQVSAISLIGAPAFIALRAGGGLVWMQYEIAVPLAMAVVIVFLVPVFRRAGGITIYEFAEKRFGVSSRVVLSVIFLASRSMGAGVILLATSYVSAAVLGIDLGLTILLIGAVTVLYTTAGGILADIYTDFVQLVILWIASFACIGIIAAQLGGDLSLPAESAFRATAFRFGSTGLGDGDPFSFWPMVIGGFFLYVSYYGCDQSQAQRLLATASTREAQKALLMNGVVRFLLTATYCAVGVLMIPFLERTPEFAASLAGAPPDFLMPRFYMEYVPAGLKGVLVAGILAASMSSLDSAMNSLSASAWEDVLVKIFPRLAAAGRKTGVVGARALSVGWGVFATWFALNLVGGPETVIELVNRIGSAFYGPVAGFFALGILFPRVRGAHALTGLVSGVALNIFLWRFFGDAVSWMWWNAAGFFTALLTGFLLSLPGGDENLRLVAAPRRYFADAPRGYISALAAWTVLIAAACAGAGALLAR